The DNA sequence ATGCCTTTATATTAAAAGGGAGAAATGACAaagttcataaaaaaataaagattcaTTTCTAATAGGGATTCAGCTCTGACAGTGTAAtagatatttatattatttaaaaaaccTTCACAGAATGTACCAAAAATGAAGAATATCATAGTGTTGCTAAAATGATATTGGCAAACTGTAactaaaatacagttgaaaaaagGTGAGAAAACAAGAACTTTAAAACTTTGGAAATGTTGTGTACAATGAAAACAAATTagtttattacaaatattgatctgtaatatttttcattcagGAATCTCTCTACATGCTGATCAGAGAGTTACTAACCAGAGAAGACGCGTTCACCTAACTGTAGAACTTCCATGGAGTGCTGACAAGGCTGTACAACAGTTAGGCAGATCACACAGGTCAAACCAGTCTAGGTAAGGCAGATGACACAGGTCAAACAAGTCTAGGTAAGGCAGATGACACAGGTCAAACCAGTCTAGGTAAGGCAGATGACACAGGTCAAACCAGTCTAGGTAAGGCAGATGACACAGGTCAAACCAGTCTGTGTAAGACAGATCACATAGATCAAACCAATCTAGGAAAGGCAGGTCACATCTGTAGGTCAAACCAGCCTAGGAAAGGCAGATCACATAGGTCAAACCAGTCTTTGTAAGGCAGATCACATAGGTCAAACTAGTCATGGTAAGGTAGATCACATAGTTAAACCAGTCTTTGTAAGGCAGATCACATACTATTAGGTCAAACTAGTGAAGGTAAAACTAGTCTTGGTAAGGCAGATGACACTGGTCAAACTAGTCACGGTAAGGCAGATCTCATAGGGCAAACTAGTTGTGGTAAGGCAGATCACAAAGTTTAAACCAGTCTTTGTAAGGCATATCACATAGGTCAAACTAGTCAAGGTAAGGCAGATCACATAGGTCAAACCAGTCTAGGTAAGGCAGGTCAAACAGTTAAACCAGTCTTTGTAAGGCAAATCACATAGGTCAAACTAGTCAAGGTAAGGTAGATCACATAGGTCAAACCAGTCTAGGAAAGGCAGGTCACAGAGTTAAACCAGTCTTTGTAAGGCATATCACATAGGTCAAACTAGTCAAGGTAAGGCAGGTCACACAGTTAAACCAGTCTTTGTAAGGCAAATCACATAGGTCAAACTAGTCAAGGTAAGGTAGGCACATAGGTCAAACTAGTCAAAGTAAGGTAGGCACATAGGTCAAACAACCTAGGTATGGCTAATCACATAGGTCAAACTTAATCcacattggagtaattaaacacttcagtgacagcttcagcttcctcacatgtgctgagtttcactatccagcatcgagaTAGTCCAGTGTGctgtctcttgtgacagctcttgttaatatacTGTACACACAGTCTGCacatgcaatcttgtgcacgcctaatctcctgaacccttgcacacaatttaatgaaaccacacaagtgatcagtaccaaccctagttgtgcatggttcatgttatgttcttttagataaatattttgcagagttatgtgacttgaaTTTTTGATACTATGCTATATTCATAGTCTGCATAggcaatcttgtgtgtgcctaatctcCCTTACCGttgtacacaatttaatgaaactttacacaagtgatcagtaccaaccttacttgtgcatggtgcatattgagttctttcagaaaaatattctgcagagttatgggactttgtttttgttactttactatatacatacagttcacataattattaaatctTGTGTGCATCAGATTGAAATGTACTGTGTCAGGGGGTACATTCATTGCCTTTAGTAAAAGCTTtagtttttgttggtttttaaatCAAGACGCTGTATAGGTCACACAGGAACTTTCCAGCTTCATTGGTGGATAGATATCCCAGGTGCCACTCCAGTTAATTTAGGATACATAGGGACCTTGGTAGAACAAACAACTTTTTTGCAAGCCTATCTGGAAAGCTTTCTCTTGTTAAATGTTTCTGCAGTTCATGTGACATGTTGAACCACCATTGTGCGAGCTATGGTTTGAATACAGCTTTTGTTAGTAGAGTGAATTTGGctgaatttgatgaaaaaaaaaaagaaaatttaaaagttgaaatatttgACGTTCAATAccattgaaatgttttaaaattctgcAAGGTTCAGAATCTAACATTATGTTTATCTTcagttttattagctcgactatttgaagaaaagtagagctattctactcaccacgATGTTGGCGTCTGCGTCGACCTGACATCTTGATTAAGTTtatcataccagtccacattttgagataaagcttgtaacattttacacttgtgtaccatcaccttgtccagttttaggcaagattACATAACTCCATTAATAGTGACAGGAAGGGGGTTGGGGGGCACCTGTGTTCTATGAATACACATTTAGTTTTAATTAGAATCTTTGAGTATGCTTCAAGCTCTCATGAAAATGGAGCTAAAAAAGAATTGATACATGGTATATTGTAGTCATGTTGTTTATGATACACTGCAACCTTCAATATCAAGTAGAAATGCTTTTGCAGTATCCAAAGCATGTATGTGACCTTTGACACAGAGGTTGCTTATACTTATCCAGTTTGAAAGTGTATTTCTATGTTGGTTTGAAATCAAGGACACAATTAACAAAAGTTAAGAGAATTGATGTTCTGTTGGTAAGTTTAGACCAAAgtataatttttttgtttcagcGGACCATTGTACAAGCTTCTTACAACAGATCTAGGTGGAGAGAGAAGATTTGCAGCAGCAGTTGCAAGGCGGCTACAGTCTTTAGGTAATGCATTGATTTATATTTATGCCGGTCTTTGAAGAAGAATGGGTTTATTGTTTTTCAGCTGTCGGTTGTtcggtcagtatgtagaccaaccTGTTTTGGGATGATAACCCaggaacgcttaggcctaggatcatgtaaattgatagggaggtttgtcaaaaccagcagatgacccctattgattttgagatcagttgcTCAGAgattaaggtcacagtgattcAGACCAGCTAAATGGCTtacagatgataactcaagagtacttgggcctaggatcatgaaagttgatagggggaTTGGTCATGTcaagtagatgaccgctatttatattgaggtcagtaggttaaaggtcaaggtcacaatgtcctggaacagttaaatggtttcggGATAAtgactcaagaatgcttgggcctaggttcatgaaagttgatagggaggttagtcatgaccagcaaatgacccatattgattttgacatcagtaggtcaaaggtcaaggccacagtgactcggaacagttaaaccatttctggacgataccttgagaacgcttgggcctaggatcacaaaacaaTAGGGAAGTTTATCTTGGTCAGTAAATTACCACTATTTatattgaggtcagtagattaaaggtcaaggtcacagtgaatcagaacagttaaaacagttttcGGATGATAGCACTTTGGCATAAGAAGGTTAGTCATGCCCATCAGATGATCCATATTGAGTTTTAggtcttgtttgtttgtttgttttgtgtttaacgctgtttttcaacagtatttcagttatgcaatagcagttaacctaaccagtgttcttggattctgtaccagaacagacttgttctccgcaggtaactatcaacttccccacatgaattatcagaggtggaggacgaatgatttcagacataatgtcttttatcaaatcatcatggagcacatacaccccgcccgaggatcaaattCTTCACCCGTAGACCAATgctgtccctactgagctaagcaggcgggtgcattttaggtctgcaggtcaaaggtcaatgtcacagtgacttggaacagttaaccATTTCAGGACAATAACCTGAGAACGCTTaggcttaggatcacgaaacttaatagggagttTGATCAAGACCAGCAAATGACacttactgattttgaggtcagtaggtcaaaggtaaaggtcacagtgacctggaacagtgtttccggatgataacttgagaatgcttgggcctacaaACTTAATAAGGAAGTTGATCCTGACCAGCAGATCaaaggtcattagatcaaaggtcaaggtcacattgacataGAACAGTAGAACctttgtgcacagtgaccaaataatttctgtaccttgtgcaattactgaatgtatcaagggggGCACTtcgttctacaagctcttgttatatcaTCAGCAGTGATCTTTTAGTAttgcattaatttatatttataaatgtcaGCAGAAGATgattttttgtagattttgtgGTTCTGAACAGTAAAATTTCcaaattattatatttcaaaaatttgaaatccCTGACTTCATGTCTTGACAAAATAGTTGTTTCTATCAGAACTGtaatttaatgctaaaattatataaacaatttcACAGTGTACCTTGGATTCCTAGGGATGGAGCATTTTACATCAGAATGCAAAAATTCAACTTAGAAATAGTACCTTTTGCCTTTTCTGGATATGACTAGGCAGTTTTATTGAATGGAGAAAGCTTAAGGTACCGGATTCCAGCTGTATTTAGATATGTGCATTAGTTATTAAAAAAGGGGCGTTTGGACTTAGTTAGAATGGTCTgaaaagcataaaaaagaaaaatgcttctttgcattaaaagttaaaatctaaTATAATTTGCAAAATGACCttttttcacataatagaatGGTGGTCTATTTGCCCTAATGCATGGGCATGGTTTATGGAATGCTAAAATCACTGCTATTAGTTTGGGCTTGGCTTGATATATGGGCACTGGCCTGACCCTAAAATAAGGCCCAGAGCTACACCTGTGGAGGAAGAcacacctgtggtcttcctccactattttaACTGGAAAGTCATCATATTACCTAAGTTGCGAGTATAACTTTGAAAAGCAACAACACACACCAATTTAACTCGGTgcttacataatattatatctttaaaaagaagaTATACAGTGATAATACTGTCCTTCAGTAAGGTAGTCTGTTAGTCCATAACACTTCATGTCACAGCTGTTCTAGGGATTTCAGTGAAACTTTGCAAAACTAAGCCTGGTTAAAATAAGTGTTGCACAATGAGTCAGGTCTTACGTCACATCTTAGGTTACATGCAAAGACTCTTAATCCTTGCCAGCTGGCATGAACTGTCCTTTTCAGGGACATTTGTTATTTACTAGTAACGTGTTGATTTCTATTACACAGGTGCACTGACAAAAGGTGATCGGCGAGCAGCCACTGGAGCAGATTTGACAGAGTTTAACTTTGATACACCGTATGGTCGTAATGCACTCAGGACTATGTACAATCATATCTGCCATGTAAGTTGTTACAGTAATGACATTGACTTGTTTGCAGATATTGACTGACAGGAAATTCTCGACAAAAAGttgaagtttcaagtttatttatatacaacATACACAATTATATACAAACACACATGAATAGAAAGCTTCCAACTTCCAGTGAACAGATCAGATCCAATGAATTGATTCTATGTATATATAGTCTATCTAACAAATCTAAAGTCCTGatacttcttgtaattttttcctTATCATTCATTATTAGTTAATgccacaaaaaaaaatttcaaaatgataatatttcttaTTATTATAATCAGTGTTTGAATTAAGTATTCCCAAAGACCATAAAAATTAATTGCAGGATTATCATCCCAGATGCCACCTTTTGCATGCTGTCAAAATAATTGTCAGGATAAAGagattatttatatttcatttaaaaaaaaaattaaatatttacttagtTGACAAACTATTGTgtattttgtcttttaattttaGGTAATCATTTTGTTCCTTTTTGTCCAGTTAGATAAAATCCTCCCACTCCCCAACCTCATTTTTAAGACACATTTCATGATAATGTAGCAATTAATTTATATGGGCCTTGCAAGTCGTTTCTATCACTGTGTAGACAAGGAAGTGTCATAAATGATAATAGTAATGTGTAACAGTACACTAAAGTCGGGAAACGTTTAACAAGACATCTTTAGCATTATTGGTCAAGTTAAGTAAGCTTCAGTTGTCAGTCTGATCCATTGAAAATTTAGCAGAGTACTTTACCAGAAAATATTGTCTTTGTCATAAAGTTTTGatctttaaatattaaatgtacaCATGCAGGAAAAATCTACTGTGAAAATCTTAAGAAATAAATACGAGCTAAGATGGCAGGTACTACCCTGTGGGTTTAATCCAGATAAAACAGTCTAGTACTGGAGTATAATAATACAAGTacatgaagaaataatgaaaataaattgatttaGAATAAAGGCAAACCTTAAAGTATACGGATATTCAATATTCTGAACCTGttacaaaatctaaaaatatttgcagcATTTTTTACCATACATACAGTATTTTAAACTCTTGCTTATCAAAATACgtaatacattttatacaaaaaaggaaCACTTTTACATGGAAATAcagcaagaaaatatgtaatcaaatatttacagaaatgtttaCCAATACCTGTAAAGATTACAAGTCCATTGTCATGAGGGCACTTCTACAAATGCAAGGTGCCTTCATCAGGTAACACCGTCAATTTTGGGGGCGGttcaaagtagagttatggccACTTGATCATAAAAATATTGCCAGAATTGACAGTGTACTCTATGCCTTTGACCTTTACTGTATAGAAGtactactataataaaataactAGTCAAACAAAAAAGGGTTGCTTAAAACTCTACAATACTCTTTGAATATTTTCATGTTCTagctgcaaatacaggtgctagagtaaagtaATTTACAAGGAgtggtgtatattgtgacattctggcactcttaaGACTCGAGCCAATTTTACCATCTGATTTTAAGTCACAAGTTACCTGATGAAGGCACCTTCCATTTGTAGAAGTGCTCTCATGACATTGGACTTGTCACACTTGGTAAATTAAGCTAATGGCTTACTGAAGTTAGCCAAACAAAACATAGACCCGTTTTAACCACAGGGGCCAGTATTAAACTCATTTAGGGGCAAAATGGCCTATATATACTGTAGTATAACATGTAACACAGTGTATATAGGCCATTTTGCCCCAAAAGAAgcttgatatttaaaatatttattggccATTTCTCaacaaaaaaagaatttaataCTGGCTCCTGTGGTTTAAACAACAGAATATTTTTGTATACCAGCATTTAAACATGTCATGTATTTGTGTTAATACCACAATGTAGGTAATATgatacaaattttacaaaaaataacagACAGTTGTACAAGGACTGTATCTGCAACAGTTTAATGTCAGCCTGAccatttctttagattttttgtaaaatttgtatcATATTACGCACAGCAGTGTGGTATTAACACAAATACATGATATATCCAAAAGAGGACCGCAGTTGCCATATCTCTGTTACCattatacagtctaacctgtcttaagcagccagccaagggaagcagacaatttggccgctaaagccaggtgaccgctgaccGGAGGTgtagccagtatatgtatttttcagacttctgaccagtctatagcctttaggcccgtttctttttgggttttccattattattttaccaggatacaatgacgtgcatttgccttcgcaatacgaatggtcttccttgcaatctaaaactccggcgtgtgtttttttactacaaaaattgttacagacaattttccaacttcaaaacaagtttgtttacaattttcgccattttggtaagggaagctactctcggcgcttattgtctacgctaaatctaagattgccgttacgttccgtaaaagatagagtggtttatttttttttcaaacacaattaatttcgtataaatttaatagtattttgatgacagaagtataaaaaaaaatcacaaatattatgctactaattagttatcgagtattatctttaaccgaggtcaaactgtgaacaacaaaattgacacgaggtgacacgctaattaccgataattactggccatttgatcataacaaaaggggattacacctttggttatcagttttaattgagaagctcatgtcattttgtcgttcctGTGGTGAAGTcccgcgaaacttagcaaccacgtgcttctcaaaatcgggtatcttcggcgattattgcctaaaaataattggttttggaagaaaaatggccgctgaaaggggtcaaatacggcggtcgggaggcaatttcggtggccgctggccgcggacggcaggtggccgctgaataaagtgataaaatagaggaaaatccgtcgggggcgtcataaaatggccgctgaacggaggtgaccactgatcggaggtgaccgttagtacaggttagactgtatatggCAGTTTTTGGACTGTTCGCAGTATCAAACTTGCAGTTCCTGAAACCTCTTACAAGACTTTGTTCAAGAAGTTTTCTGTAGTTACTACTTTGAACATTGACTGACTCTGAAAACCACTCTCTGCTATAAAACTTCGAAAATGGGACTGCACTGTCAGTGAACAGAATGTTATGGCATGTACTACCATGTGACTCATAGGAAAACATTTGAATGTATTTTTCCACAAGCTGCTTTTTTGTGAAGGATGCCAGTATTTTCATCTGATCTGTTTCAATTTCCTTTGCTATTCTGTAAGTAGAAAGGACCTGTTCCAATTCCTCAGATAGTTGATCTGGTTTGTCCATGTACTTTTTGAGTTCTATTTCGCCATTTTCAAGTAGAGAGTTTAGTTTGTCCATGAGAAGTGCTTTCTCATTGCCTTTCAGTTTTCCTTCAAACAGATTTCTTTCTGGAATCATGTAGTTTGGCAGATGGTTTTCCTTTACAGCTTTTTTCAAATACTTAATAGCATCACCAAGTCTTGCCACTAGATTGTCCTGACAAAATTTTCTCTGCGGGATTTTCTCTGACATCCACAACATGACATTTTTTACCACATATGAACTTATGTCATCGCTGATTGGTTGTAAAACATACTTTGCTATGAGCTTCAGTATGATAAAAACCTTTGTTTGGACGATATTGAAATCTTCAATGAGATATATCTCAGCTTTGGTGAAACAGACTCTCCATTGAAGATCTTCATCCTTGCTTCCCCGCAGACCAACTGGTACTACATAGGCTGGTAGTCCCAAGACATGAGTTATAGTTTTCCGGCAGGGCCAGCCACTTTTCCGCTTTCGTTTGCTCCATTCCTCAAGAATTGGATTTGCTCCACATGGCAATGCACAAACAACATCAGTTTTTTTCGTTTTCAGATTCAGACATGACAGTATGAAAGATTCAATGGGGTTTTGAACTGTGTTTTTTGGTATGGAGGGGCCTTCTTGAGGTtgataatttgtattttctgCCAACCATCCAGCCCTAGTCTGACAAATATCTTTGTTTCTGGTCATAAAGATTCTACTTGAAAGATACTTTTCCTCATTTTTTTCAACCAGAGCATATTTATGTTGCTGAAAAGTTTCGCTTTTACCTTCACTTTGGAGTTTTAGAAGGACATATCCATAGGGGATGTTCTTTTGAACT is a window from the Mercenaria mercenaria strain notata chromosome 7, MADL_Memer_1, whole genome shotgun sequence genome containing:
- the LOC123553944 gene encoding uncharacterized protein LOC123553944, giving the protein MENVASQENLSELLSRQLDEIGFSPKRIQERTSLIKKLSEAKDISTKKLLNRDDIEKIFVGSQREGTGLNHCNDLDVLQINHGVFCLINGHPLNTENGKVIFQAVQKNIPYGYVLLKLQSEGKSETFQQHKYALVEKNEEKYLSSRIFMTRNKDICQTRAGWLAENTNYQPQEGPSIPKNTVQNPIESFILSCLNLKTKKTDVVCALPCGANPILEEWSKRKRKSGWPCRKTITHVLGLPAYVVPVGLRGSKDEDLQWRVCFTKAEIYLIEDFNIVQTKVFIILKLIAKYVLQPISDDISSYVVKNVMLWMSEKIPQRKFCQDNLVARLGDAIKYLKKAVKENHLPNYMIPERNLFEGKLKGNEKALLMDKLNSLLENGEIELKKYMDKPDQLSEELEQVLSTYRIAKEIETDQMKILASFTKKQLVEKYIQMFSYESHGSTCHNILFTDSAVPFSKFYSREWFSESVNVQSSNYRKLLEQSLVRGFRNCKFDTANSPKTAIYSLTCTNGHLRSVVTSVQRPFYDAPDGFSSILSLYSAATCRPRPAATEIASRPPYLTPFSGHFSSKTNYF